Below is a window of Oncorhynchus keta strain PuntledgeMale-10-30-2019 unplaced genomic scaffold, Oket_V2 Un_scaffold_14703_pilon_pilon, whole genome shotgun sequence DNA.
taaacaaataatctttcaggaaaaacagaacatttgctatctaactgagagtctcctcattgaaaacatctgaagttcttcaaaggtaaattatttattttaatgtttttctgttttttgtgaaaatgttgcctgctgatgctaatgctaaatgctacgctagctatcaatacacaaatgcttgttttgctatggttgagaagcatattttgagaatctgagatgacagtgttgttaacaaaaggctacgcttgagagctagcatgttaatttcatttcatttgcgattttcatgaatagttaacgttgcgttatggtaatgagcttgaggctgtattcacgatcccggatccgggatggctagtaTCAAGAGGATAACATCTGTTTACAACAGTCCGAGAGAGATGGAACTACCTCTTAGATATCATAACAATTCATTAACACCTGCCACAACAGTCCTCTTAGATTAATTTAGCCAGAGAcgaaaaaaaaaaacaaacaaacgagTCATAACTGGATAACTTCGTAACCAAAGACAGAAGGTTGTTCAAGCTGTCTCTAACATCTCCCTGTCTGGAACTCCAGTAACATCTACTCCTTATGAGTCTCAAACATACTTCCTGTCTGGATCTCCAGTAACATCTACTCCTTATGAGTCTCAAACTACTTCCTGTCTGGATCTCCAGTAACATCTACTCCTTATGAGTCTCAAACTACTTCCTGTCTGGATCTCAAATCATCTCAAACTACTTTTCTGGATCTCCAGATTTAGTCTCAAACATCTTCTTTCTGTCTGATTTGTCTTCGATGTTCTTACGCCAGTCACCCACAGATTCTTTGTCCTGAGGTGGGAAGAGAAGCAGATCAAATATATTAGTCTACATTTTGTCGTGTTGGATCCATGTATGTTTGTTTCTATGTGCATTTGAGTAATACAACAATTAATcccaaataaaaaaaacaacGACTCAGAATCATCCACATTAGAGTGCTGGGGTGAAATAGTGTTTACACTATAGTAGTAGTTTCACCACTTGTTAATGTATCAGATTACACTCACATTATTTGTAATATAACATTTGGTGTCAGCAGTGGGATCCTCTTGAACTCTCATACAACGAACTCAACTGATATTAAGTTATAGTATTTGGAAGCAAATCTACCTCTTCCTTGACCTCCTTCTTGACTTGCTTCAGGTTGGCCCTCAGATCCATGGACACCTTGTGTTTGGAGCCCAGCAGAGCCTGGAGCATAGCATCAGCAGACATGCGGACTTTCTTCAGGACGGGCTTCTTGAACTTGCCCTTCAGGTCCTGTACTTTAATCTGCAGATCCTCAatctgaacagagagagacagagacagagagacagaataaaCACACTACACGCACACCAcatatcagatataaccccacctctttagcaatacagtatatcagatataaccccacctctttatcattacagatcagatataaccccacctccttagcaatacagtatatcagatataaccccacctctttatcattacagatgtaaccccacctctttaccaatacagatcagatataaccccacctctttatcattacattatatcagatataaccccacctctttatcattacagatcagatataaccccacctctttatcattacattatatcagatataaccccacctctttaccaatacagatcagatataaccccacctctttatcattacagatcagatataaccccacctctttatcattacagatcagatacaaccccacctctttatcattacagatcagatacaaccccacctctttatcattacagatcagatacaaccccacctctttatcattacagatcagatataaccccacctctttaccattacagatcagatataaccccacctctttatcattaaattatatcagatataaccccacctctttatcattacattatatcagatataaccccacctctttatcattacattatatcagatataaccccacctctttaccaatacagatcagatataaccccacct
It encodes the following:
- the LOC127927500 gene encoding troponin I, fast skeletal muscle-like, encoding MSEKKMSSSRKHHLKSLMLQIAQELIAEEEAQSLEDRKQYMSEHITPLQLTGSIAELQDLCKKMHQKIDVIDEERYDLGSKVGKSDKEIEDLQIKVQDLKGKFKKPVLKKVRMSADAMLQALLGSKHKVSMDLRANLKQVKKEVKEEDKESVGDWRKNIEDKSDRKKMFETKSGDPEK